In Methanofastidiosum sp., a genomic segment contains:
- a CDS encoding radical SAM protein: MIKNILLGRPFLVVFNLTRRCNSICSMCSIWQTPSKIQDELSLEEIESIFKDLKSYGIKHVFLQGGEPLLRKDIIQIIELLIGLGLNPTLITNGLLLDKKIANKIAELKCNVSISLDSLDPKRYKKIRGVDKLPILLENIYYCGKIENKKGVWHITSTISKINHDEALDLFYFARNNGFNFNVYPYNYSHCYSSSHDEDLSYEKDKFLIIESFKKLRNEALRNNLIFDKIIYDDIIKYLEGDYCMPCDAMKKSILLTEKGDMSPCLEFKPSLNLKEIRIKDALKKMDYSKVKKCYMETPCFYGCTRGSGIVIRKIPEILLFGVKHPKILASYMMAYYF; encoded by the coding sequence ATGATAAAAAATATCCTTCTTGGAAGGCCATTTTTAGTAGTTTTTAATCTTACAAGAAGATGCAATTCAATATGTTCAATGTGTAGTATATGGCAGACCCCTTCTAAGATACAAGATGAGCTTAGTCTTGAAGAGATAGAATCAATATTCAAAGATTTAAAATCTTATGGGATTAAGCATGTTTTTTTACAAGGCGGAGAACCATTACTTCGGAAAGACATCATTCAAATCATTGAACTCTTAATCGGCCTTGGTTTGAATCCAACTTTAATAACAAACGGTCTACTATTAGATAAAAAAATTGCAAATAAAATTGCTGAACTTAAATGTAATGTCAGCATCAGCCTTGATTCATTGGATCCAAAAAGATATAAAAAAATTAGGGGTGTTGACAAATTACCCATTCTTTTAGAGAATATATATTATTGTGGTAAAATTGAGAATAAAAAAGGAGTTTGGCATATAACTTCAACAATAAGTAAAATCAATCATGACGAAGCTCTAGATCTTTTCTATTTTGCAAGAAATAATGGATTTAATTTTAATGTTTATCCTTATAACTATTCTCATTGCTATTCTAGCTCTCATGATGAAGATTTGAGCTATGAAAAGGATAAATTTCTTATTATCGAATCTTTTAAAAAACTGAGGAATGAAGCCTTAAGAAATAATTTGATATTTGATAAAATAATTTACGATGACATAATTAAGTATTTGGAAGGAGATTATTGCATGCCTTGTGATGCTATGAAAAAATCTATACTTCTAACAGAAAAAGGAGACATGTCCCCATGTCTTGAATTTAAACCATCTTTGAATCTAAAAGAAATTAGGATAAAAGACGCATTAAAAAAAATGGACTACTCTAAGGTAAAAAAATGTTACATGGAAACACCGTGTTTTTATGGATGCACACGTGGTTCTGGGATTGTAATAAGGAAAATCCCAGAAATATTATTATTTGGGGTTAAACATCCCAAAATCTTAGCAAGTTATATGATGGCCTATTACTTTTGA